TTCCGACAACCTGTTGGAAATCTTCCTTTTTCTCATTTGAATTGCGCCAACTCAAATCAGGCGGCGCGCGTTTGGCTTACCCTTGGAGCACGTCGCAAGGCAAAGGCAAAGGTACGTTGCCCTTGCCCTTAACATCTAAAAACATACCTTTTAAATCAGGGAAAAAGAATCGGGACACCCCATGGAAAACGAACCCTCAAGCCTGCCTGTCTTCCTGCAACGCTTTCTTGCCATCAGTCCGGGCGGCAATTCGCACACCTTCCCGTTAATGGCCTGCATGGCCGGGGTTCTGGCGACCTGCGCATGGATGCTCGGTGGATTATCCATGGCAATTTCGGCCGCGATTGCCGTTGCACTGATGCTTGTGCTTGCCCCGATGATATCCCCCGAAGTCCTGATGAAATTATTGCGCGCCCGCCCGCTGGATGCCGCTTCCTTCCCTGCCATTCACGAAATGGCGGCGATGCTGGCGCGCCGTGCGGGACTTGATTACCTGCCAAAGCTTTTCCTGCTGCCGGGCAAGGGGGTGAATGCAATCACCACCGGCACCGCCGAAGAAACGACCATCGCGATATCAAATGATGCCCTTCATACGCTTTCCCCGCGCCAGATGCGCGCCCTGCTGGCCCATGAAATCGCCCATGCATGGCACGGCGATACGCGCATCCTTCTGATGACCGACGTGCTGTATCGGGCCACATGGACCATTGCCCTGTTCGGATTGATGCTTTTCATTTTTGGCGATTTTGATCCGCCGAACTGGATGGTCATTGTCTTTGGCGTGGTCCCGACCGTAAGCTTCCTGTTGCAGCGCGCCGTGATCCGGGATCGTGAATTCATTGCCGATCACGGCGCAAGCGACCTGTTGAACGGCCCCGAAGACATGATCGAGGCCCTTTTGCATATCGATCAGATCAATCGCCGCCGTTTGCGCCTGATCCCTTATCGCAGCACGCAACCACCCTCATTGCTTGATACCCACCCACCGGTCAGCGCCCGCATCCGGGCATTGCGCGACCTTAAACCCGGCACGTGGCAGAAATTCTTTGAAAAC
The Thalassospira xiamenensis M-5 = DSM 17429 DNA segment above includes these coding regions:
- a CDS encoding M48 family metalloprotease, coding for MENEPSSLPVFLQRFLAISPGGNSHTFPLMACMAGVLATCAWMLGGLSMAISAAIAVALMLVLAPMISPEVLMKLLRARPLDAASFPAIHEMAAMLARRAGLDYLPKLFLLPGKGVNAITTGTAEETTIAISNDALHTLSPRQMRALLAHEIAHAWHGDTRILLMTDVLYRATWTIALFGLMLFIFGDFDPPNWMVIVFGVVPTVSFLLQRAVIRDREFIADHGASDLLNGPEDMIEALLHIDQINRRRLRLIPYRSTQPPSLLDTHPPVSARIRALRDLKPGTWQKFFENRRPPGTK